The Spinacia oleracea cultivar Varoflay chromosome 2, BTI_SOV_V1, whole genome shotgun sequence DNA segment TAAGTTGTAATTACATAAACCATTATTAACAACATTAAccctaaaatttaaaattttcgcAAGAAACTAATTTGAATAAGGGGGCATTAAAGAAGTAACTAGAAACAATTTGGCTaaaaacacccaaaaaaggggAATCACTTACCGGAGCAACCACATCGAATTCAAACGGCGACGAGGCTTGAATTTCTGGATCCCCATTCCCTAACCAGTTCGCTACTTCATCAAAGGCAGAAGATTGAATTGGGGGTTTAGATTTGGAGGCATAGAAAAGGGAATTAgctagggtttctctctcctcttcttttCCTCTCCTTTTCACGAACACATGAACTTGAATATTTTGAAATGAATTGGGGAAAAAGTTTCTCATTTAGGAGGGTTAGGTAACTTGGGTTTAAGATTGATTTGTGTGAGTGTGCGACAAGCTGACAAATAACGGGATAATTATAGATTTTTTTATTAACTTCGTATAGCCGTTGCATAAGACTTATCAGATGATAGGCCGTTGTAGTGGTCGTTGTATTTTCCCCTCCTAATGCAATGGCACAGCGGGATTGGAACATACCGTTGTATTAGCCGTATCTATTGCAACGGTTCAGGTTTAGCCGTTGTATTAGATGCTTTATGACCGTTGCATTTAGTCAAAAATGTATTAGTGCATATGTTCttagatttgtggtagaattaatacattttgtttctatgagtcgcttataaagaaacatatatctattcttgagtttgtttaatGTAAACATTAACTCActaggtttgacaaccctagatatatatgtactgaaaagatgtactgaaccgaattccaatccttatgacatcttatccttagctttgaaaactttgtTTAATGTGATAGTctcttgagagtatcatttagagactatataggaaaatagtcgtgattatcgttaatcgaatagattccgatttctccatttggacataccatattcttatggaggttCGATTGTCATAATGTCATTTAataatctagataatctttcttggctcatgcaaacatcaccttgatcCAGTCTAGatattccaaaattcttgccaagttgattttataccctttatgaatcgcattgaagcacttcacatatttcactttgagtaaatataaccATATTTTCTCAAGTCCTTGTGAAATaaataagtcataaaatccatctttggcccatgaactttattgtctagaaacttctaacaatagtccatttctatgtcatgttcaacaagcaagacccacgtgtcttaaattaaccaactttcagaaatccatgccatggaatcttagaatgttgtcttgttgatatggtcgtatgacattgccaaagatatgtggaacacaaatcaaaatgtttgatttgaaccttttgAAGTTTCAGTGTGAAGa contains these protein-coding regions:
- the LOC110774645 gene encoding uncharacterized protein isoform X2, whose protein sequence is MRNFFPNSFQNIQVHVFVKRRGKEEERETLANSLFYASKSKPPIQSSAFDEVANWLGNGDPEIQASSPFEFDVVAPLGTKIKQVETRCTLWIVIFVSSGVVIVGRQRIRLKKLDWCC
- the LOC110774645 gene encoding uncharacterized protein isoform X3: MRNFFPNSFQNIQVHVFVKRRGKEEERETLANSLFYASKSKPPIQSSAFDEVANWLGNGDPEIQASSPFEFDVVAPLGTKIKQVETRCTLWIGVVIVGRQRIRLKKLDWCC
- the LOC110774645 gene encoding uncharacterized protein isoform X4 is translated as MRNFFPNSFQNIQVHVFVKRRGKEEERETLANSLFYASKSKPPIQSSAFDEVANWLGNGDPEIQASSPFEFDVVAPVNLVAAQLLVTDNDFRDPNFRSQLF
- the LOC110774645 gene encoding uncharacterized protein isoform X1: MRNFFPNSFQNIQVHVFVKRRGKEEERETLANSLFYASKSKPPIQSSAFDEVANWLGNGDPEIQASSPFEFDVVAPLGTKIKQVETRCTLWIGELVAISFQVLPWLRIYGFFTSIISGQAYTNYVPTLFLCVDQGVKH
- the LOC110774645 gene encoding uncharacterized protein isoform X5, giving the protein MRNFFPNSFQNIQVHVFVKRRGKEEERETLANSLFYASKSKPPIQSSAFDEVANWLGNGDPEIQASSPFEFDVVAPDAYLWSSAKEAGSLQFCLTPR